In the genome of Candidatus Angelobacter sp., the window CGTCTCCACGTTTGCATGTTTATGGCACCCTGAACTCATGCATCGGATTTTGAATTTATGAAGTCGCGACTCATCAATCTCTATCAACGTGCAAGAATCCTGAAGTACCGGTTTCTGTCACAATGTAAAAATGTACAGGGCACGCCGACAATCTATCAACCGGTCCAGTTCATGGGACAAGGCACGATCAAGTTTCACGGCAGGGTCAATCTCGGTGTCTATCCCTCGGCGTATTACTTCAGCGGATACATTTACATCGAGGCGCGCAGTCCGTCTTCCGTCATCGAAATCGAGGATGGGGCGTGGATCAACAACAACTCGTTTCTCGTTAGTGATGGCCCGGGTATTTTTATCGGGAAAAAAACGATGTTGGGCACGCACTGTGAAGTCGTTGATTCGGATTTTCATGACACCCATCCCGACCGGAGAATGAGTGGCGTTCCGAAAACAGGGCGTGTTGTCATTGGTGAGAACGTTCTTATCGGTTCAAACGTCAAGATCTTAAAAGGGGTCCGGATCGGCAGGAACTCGATCATCGCGAACGGGTCTGTTGTTACACGATCATTTCCGGAGAACATGGTCATCTTCGGCAACCCGGCGAAAGGCGGCTTTGGCCTGACACCCGGCGACTAAGTGATACGATCTCAACAATCGGGTTGCATCGAACCGGTTGAACCTACCGGGCACAAGAGCCAAGTGACCGACCCAGAAAAAAAATCCTACGGCCAGATACTGAAATCCTCCGCACTGATCGGCAGCTCTTCGATGTTGAACATCGGGCTGGGAATCGTTCGGACGAAGGCGATGGCGGTTCTGTTGGGGCCAGCGGGAGTTGGCCTGCTGGGCCTTTATGGATCAATCGCCGACCTCACGCGCAGCATCGCCG includes:
- a CDS encoding acyltransferase — translated: MKSRLINLYQRARILKYRFLSQCKNVQGTPTIYQPVQFMGQGTIKFHGRVNLGVYPSAYYFSGYIYIEARSPSSVIEIEDGAWINNNSFLVSDGPGIFIGKKTMLGTHCEVVDSDFHDTHPDRRMSGVPKTGRVVIGENVLIGSNVKILKGVRIGRNSIIANGSVVTRSFPENMVIFGNPAKGGFGLTPGD